The following proteins come from a genomic window of Mustela lutreola isolate mMusLut2 chromosome 6, mMusLut2.pri, whole genome shotgun sequence:
- the COL11A2 gene encoding collagen alpha-2(XI) chain isoform X7, with protein sequence MELWGVLRLWPPVGPWDPVFGSPAMERCSRCHRLLLLVPLVLGLSAVPARAGTPPVDVLRALRFPSLPDGVRRARGICPADVAYRVSRPAQLSAPTRQLFPGSFPKDFSLLTAVRTRPGLQAPLLTLYSAQGVQQLGLELGRPFRFLYEDQTGRPRPPAQPVFRGLSLADGKWHRVAVAVKGQSVTLIVDCKKRVTRPLPRSARPLLDTHGVIIFGARILDEEVFEGDIQELVIAPGVQAAYESCEQKELECEGAWRERPQKQQSHRAQRSPKQQPSRLHRPQNQEPQRQPAESFYYDYETPYYDVMTTGTTPDYQDPTPGEEEGILESSPLPPPEEPTGS encoded by the exons ATGGAG CTTTGGGGCGTTCTGCGCCTCTGGCCGCCCGTAGGTCCCTGGGACCCAGTGTTCGGGTCGCCAGCCATGGAGCGATGCAGCCGCTGCCATCGCCTCCTCCTGCTGGTACCGCTAGTGCTGGGGCTTAGCGCGGTCCCCGCCAGGGCAG GTACACCGCCTGTGGATGTGCTCCGGGCCCTGAGGTTCCCCTCCCTTCCTGATGGCGTCCGGAGGGCAAGAGGCATCTGTCCAGCTGATGTGGCCTACCGAGTATCCCGTCCTGCCCAGCTCAGTGCACCCACCCGCCAGCTCTTCCCAG GAAGTTTTCCCAAAGATTTCTCATTGCTGACTGCTGTCCGGACCCGCCCTGGCCTCCAGGCTCCCCTCCTGACTCTCTACAGTGCCCAGGGTGTCCAACAGCTGGGCCTGGAGCTTGGCCGACCATTCCGCTTCCTATATGAAGATCAGACTGGACGGCCTCGACCCCCAGCTCAGCCAGTCTTCAGAGGCCTCAGCCTAGCAGATGGCAA GTGGCACCGTGTGGCTGTGGCTGTGAAGGGCCAGTCTGTCACCCTCATAGTTGACTGCAAGAAGCGGGTCACCCGGCCTCTCCCCCGAAGTGCTCGCCCATTGTTGGACACTCATGGAGTGATTATCTTTGGTGCCCGCATCCTGGATGAAGAAGTGTTTGAG GGTGACATCCAGGAGCTTGTCATTGCCCCAGGGGTGCAAGCTGCCTACGAGTCCTGTGAACAGAAGGAGCTGGAGTGTGAAGGAGCTTGGAGGGAGAGACCTCAGAAACAACAGTCTCACAGGGCCCAGAGATCTCCAAAACAGCAGCCATCAAGACTTCATAGGCCACAAAACCAGGAACCTCAGCGACAG CCTGCTGAGTCTTTCTACTATGACTACGAGACCCCTTATTACGATGTGATGACTACAGGGACGACCCCTGATTATCAG GACCCCACCccaggtgaagaggaaggaatactGGAATCGAGCCCCTTGCCACCCCCTGAGGAG
- the RXRB gene encoding retinoic acid receptor RXR-beta isoform X3 — MPQGSVGRWGCEKKCIVGSPPGGGGDGPGWIPQRRRRRQQPENNKPRSRSRGRLDGTGWATAGGINSTVSLPGGGSGPPEDVKPPVLGVRGLHCPPPPGGPGAGKRLCAICGDRSSGKHYGVYSCEGCKGFFKRTIRKDLTYSCRDNKDCTVDKRQRNRCQYCRYQKCLATGMKREAVQEERQRGKDKDGDGEGAGGAPEEMPVDRILEAELAVEQKSDQGVEGPGGTGGSGSSPNDPVTNICQAADKQLFTLVEWAKRIPHFSSLPLDDQVILLRAGWNELLIASFSHRSIDVRDGILLATGLHVHRNSAHSAGVGAIFDRSLSRVLTELVSKMRDMRMDKTELGCLRAIILFNPDAKGLSNPSEVEVLREKVYASLETYCKQKYPEQQGRFAKLLLRLPALRSIGLKCLEHLFFFKLIGDTPIDTFLMEMLEAPHQLA; from the exons ATGCCGCAGGGCAGTGTGGGCCGGTGGGGGTGCGAAAAGAAATGCATTGTGGGGTCGCCTCCCGGTGGCGGCGGCGACGGCCCTGGCTGGATcccgcagcggcggcggcggcgacagcAGCCGGAGAACAACAAAccccggagccggagccggggGAGGCTGGACGGGACGGGATGGGCGACAGCGGGCGGG ATTAACTCAACAGTGTCGCTCCCTGGGGGTGGGTCTGGCCCACCTGAAGATGTGAAGCCACCAGTCTTAGGGGTTCGGGGCCTGCACTGTCCACCCCCTCCAGGTGGCCCTGGGGCTGGCAAACGGCTATGTGCAATCTGCGGGGACCGAAGCTCAG GCAAACACTATGGGGTTTACAGCTGTGAGGGCTGCAAAGGCTTCTTCAAGCGCACCATCCGTAAGGACCTGACCTACTCGTGCCGGGACAACAAGGACTGCACGGTGGACAAGCGCCAGCGAAACCGCTGTCAGTACTGCCGCTATCAGAAGTGCCTGGCCACCGGCATGAAGAGAGAGG CGGTACAGGAGGAGCGTCAGCGGGGGAAGGACAAGGacggggatggggagggggctgggggagccccCGAGGAGATGCCTGTGGACAGGATCCTGGAGGCAGAGCTTGCTGTGGAGCAGAAGAGTGACCAGGGCGTTGAGGGTCCTGGGGGAACCGGGGGTAGCGGCAGCAGC CCAAATGACCCTGTGACTAACATCTGTCAGGCAGCTGACAAACAGCTATTCACGCTTGTTGAGTGGGCGAAGAGGATCCCACACTTTTCCTCCTTGCCTCTGGATGACCAGGTCATATTGCTCCGGGCAG GCTGGAATGAGCTCCTCATTGCTTCCTTCTCCCACCGATCCATTGATGTCCGAGATGGCATCCTCCTCGCCACAGGTCTTCATGTGCACCGCAACTCTGCCCATTCTGCAGGCGTGGGAGCCATCTTCGATCG GTCCCTCTCCAGGGTGCTGACAGAGCTAGTGTCCAAAATGCGTGACATGAGGATGGACAAGACAGAGCTTGGCTGCCTGAGGGCAATCATTCTGTTCAATCCAG ATGCCAAGGGCCTCTCCAATCCTAGCGAGGTGGAGGTTCTGCGGGAGAAAGTGTACGCATCACTGGAGACCTATTGCAAGCAGAAGTACCCTGAGCAGCAGGGACG gtTTGCCAAGCTCCTGCTACGTCTTCCTGCCCTCAGGTCCATCGGCCTTAAGTGTCTAGAGCATCTGTTTTTCTTCAAGCTCATTGGAGACACCCCCATTGACACCTTCCTCATGGAGATGCTTGAGGCTCCCCACCAGCTGGCCTGA
- the RXRB gene encoding retinoic acid receptor RXR-beta isoform X1: MSWAARPPFLPERHAAGQCGPVGVRKEMHCGVASRWRRRRPWLDPAAAAAATAAGEQQTPEPEPGEAGRDGMGDSGRDSRSPDSSSPNPLPQGAPPSSPPGLPLPPSAASSLGGSGAPPPPPMPPPPLGSPFPVISSSMGSPGLPPPAPPGFSGPVSSPQINSTVSLPGGGSGPPEDVKPPVLGVRGLHCPPPPGGPGAGKRLCAICGDRSSGKHYGVYSCEGCKGFFKRTIRKDLTYSCRDNKDCTVDKRQRNRCQYCRYQKCLATGMKREAVQEERQRGKDKDGDGEGAGGAPEEMPVDRILEAELAVEQKSDQGVEGPGGTGGSGSSPNDPVTNICQAADKQLFTLVEWAKRIPHFSSLPLDDQVILLRAGWNELLIASFSHRSIDVRDGILLATGLHVHRNSAHSAGVGAIFDRSLSRVLTELVSKMRDMRMDKTELGCLRAIILFNPDAKGLSNPSEVEVLREKVYASLETYCKQKYPEQQGRFAKLLLRLPALRSIGLKCLEHLFFFKLIGDTPIDTFLMEMLEAPHQLA; the protein is encoded by the exons ATGTCTTGGGCTGCTCGCCCGCCCTTCCTCCCCGAGCGGCATGCCGCAGGGCAGTGTGGGCCGGTGGGGGTGCGAAAAGAAATGCATTGTGGGGTCGCCTCCCGGTGGCGGCGGCGACGGCCCTGGCTGGATcccgcagcggcggcggcggcgacagcAGCCGGAGAACAACAAAccccggagccggagccggggGAGGCTGGACGGGACGGGATGGGCGACAGCGGGCGGG ACTCCCGAAGCCCAGACAGTTCCTCCCCAAATCCCCTTCCCCAGGgggcccctccctcttctcctcctgggctACCCCTACCCCCTTCAGCAGCCTCCTCCCTTGGAGGCTCTGgggccccacccccgcccccgatGCCACCTCCCCCACTGGGCTCCCCTTTCCCTGTCATCAGCTCTTCCATGGGGTCCCCTGGTCTGCCCCCTCCAGCTCCCCCAGGATTCTCCGGGCCTGTCAGCAGTCCCCAG ATTAACTCAACAGTGTCGCTCCCTGGGGGTGGGTCTGGCCCACCTGAAGATGTGAAGCCACCAGTCTTAGGGGTTCGGGGCCTGCACTGTCCACCCCCTCCAGGTGGCCCTGGGGCTGGCAAACGGCTATGTGCAATCTGCGGGGACCGAAGCTCAG GCAAACACTATGGGGTTTACAGCTGTGAGGGCTGCAAAGGCTTCTTCAAGCGCACCATCCGTAAGGACCTGACCTACTCGTGCCGGGACAACAAGGACTGCACGGTGGACAAGCGCCAGCGAAACCGCTGTCAGTACTGCCGCTATCAGAAGTGCCTGGCCACCGGCATGAAGAGAGAGG CGGTACAGGAGGAGCGTCAGCGGGGGAAGGACAAGGacggggatggggagggggctgggggagccccCGAGGAGATGCCTGTGGACAGGATCCTGGAGGCAGAGCTTGCTGTGGAGCAGAAGAGTGACCAGGGCGTTGAGGGTCCTGGGGGAACCGGGGGTAGCGGCAGCAGC CCAAATGACCCTGTGACTAACATCTGTCAGGCAGCTGACAAACAGCTATTCACGCTTGTTGAGTGGGCGAAGAGGATCCCACACTTTTCCTCCTTGCCTCTGGATGACCAGGTCATATTGCTCCGGGCAG GCTGGAATGAGCTCCTCATTGCTTCCTTCTCCCACCGATCCATTGATGTCCGAGATGGCATCCTCCTCGCCACAGGTCTTCATGTGCACCGCAACTCTGCCCATTCTGCAGGCGTGGGAGCCATCTTCGATCG GTCCCTCTCCAGGGTGCTGACAGAGCTAGTGTCCAAAATGCGTGACATGAGGATGGACAAGACAGAGCTTGGCTGCCTGAGGGCAATCATTCTGTTCAATCCAG ATGCCAAGGGCCTCTCCAATCCTAGCGAGGTGGAGGTTCTGCGGGAGAAAGTGTACGCATCACTGGAGACCTATTGCAAGCAGAAGTACCCTGAGCAGCAGGGACG gtTTGCCAAGCTCCTGCTACGTCTTCCTGCCCTCAGGTCCATCGGCCTTAAGTGTCTAGAGCATCTGTTTTTCTTCAAGCTCATTGGAGACACCCCCATTGACACCTTCCTCATGGAGATGCTTGAGGCTCCCCACCAGCTGGCCTGA
- the RXRB gene encoding retinoic acid receptor RXR-beta isoform X2: MSWAARPPFLPERHAAGQCGPVGVRKEMHCGVASRWRRRRPWLDPAAAAAATAAGEQQTPEPEPGEAGRDGMGDSGRDSRSPDSSSPNPLPQGAPPSSPPGLPLPPSAASSLGGSGAPPPPPMPPPPLGSPFPVISSSMGSPGLPPPAPPGFSGPVSSPQINSTVSLPGGGSGPPEDVKPPVLGVRGLHCPPPPGGPGAGKRLCAICGDRSSGKHYGVYSCEGCKGFFKRTIRKDLTYSCRDNKDCTVDKRQRNRCQYCRYQKCLATGMKREAVQEERQRGKDKDGDGEGAGGAPEEMPVDRILEAELAVEQKSDQGVEGPGGTGGSGSSPNDPVTNICQAADKQLFTLVEWAKRIPHFSSLPLDDQVILLRAGWNELLIASFSHRSIDVRDGILLATGLHVHRNSAHSAGVGAIFDRVLTELVSKMRDMRMDKTELGCLRAIILFNPDAKGLSNPSEVEVLREKVYASLETYCKQKYPEQQGRFAKLLLRLPALRSIGLKCLEHLFFFKLIGDTPIDTFLMEMLEAPHQLA, from the exons ATGTCTTGGGCTGCTCGCCCGCCCTTCCTCCCCGAGCGGCATGCCGCAGGGCAGTGTGGGCCGGTGGGGGTGCGAAAAGAAATGCATTGTGGGGTCGCCTCCCGGTGGCGGCGGCGACGGCCCTGGCTGGATcccgcagcggcggcggcggcgacagcAGCCGGAGAACAACAAAccccggagccggagccggggGAGGCTGGACGGGACGGGATGGGCGACAGCGGGCGGG ACTCCCGAAGCCCAGACAGTTCCTCCCCAAATCCCCTTCCCCAGGgggcccctccctcttctcctcctgggctACCCCTACCCCCTTCAGCAGCCTCCTCCCTTGGAGGCTCTGgggccccacccccgcccccgatGCCACCTCCCCCACTGGGCTCCCCTTTCCCTGTCATCAGCTCTTCCATGGGGTCCCCTGGTCTGCCCCCTCCAGCTCCCCCAGGATTCTCCGGGCCTGTCAGCAGTCCCCAG ATTAACTCAACAGTGTCGCTCCCTGGGGGTGGGTCTGGCCCACCTGAAGATGTGAAGCCACCAGTCTTAGGGGTTCGGGGCCTGCACTGTCCACCCCCTCCAGGTGGCCCTGGGGCTGGCAAACGGCTATGTGCAATCTGCGGGGACCGAAGCTCAG GCAAACACTATGGGGTTTACAGCTGTGAGGGCTGCAAAGGCTTCTTCAAGCGCACCATCCGTAAGGACCTGACCTACTCGTGCCGGGACAACAAGGACTGCACGGTGGACAAGCGCCAGCGAAACCGCTGTCAGTACTGCCGCTATCAGAAGTGCCTGGCCACCGGCATGAAGAGAGAGG CGGTACAGGAGGAGCGTCAGCGGGGGAAGGACAAGGacggggatggggagggggctgggggagccccCGAGGAGATGCCTGTGGACAGGATCCTGGAGGCAGAGCTTGCTGTGGAGCAGAAGAGTGACCAGGGCGTTGAGGGTCCTGGGGGAACCGGGGGTAGCGGCAGCAGC CCAAATGACCCTGTGACTAACATCTGTCAGGCAGCTGACAAACAGCTATTCACGCTTGTTGAGTGGGCGAAGAGGATCCCACACTTTTCCTCCTTGCCTCTGGATGACCAGGTCATATTGCTCCGGGCAG GCTGGAATGAGCTCCTCATTGCTTCCTTCTCCCACCGATCCATTGATGTCCGAGATGGCATCCTCCTCGCCACAGGTCTTCATGTGCACCGCAACTCTGCCCATTCTGCAGGCGTGGGAGCCATCTTCGATCG GGTGCTGACAGAGCTAGTGTCCAAAATGCGTGACATGAGGATGGACAAGACAGAGCTTGGCTGCCTGAGGGCAATCATTCTGTTCAATCCAG ATGCCAAGGGCCTCTCCAATCCTAGCGAGGTGGAGGTTCTGCGGGAGAAAGTGTACGCATCACTGGAGACCTATTGCAAGCAGAAGTACCCTGAGCAGCAGGGACG gtTTGCCAAGCTCCTGCTACGTCTTCCTGCCCTCAGGTCCATCGGCCTTAAGTGTCTAGAGCATCTGTTTTTCTTCAAGCTCATTGGAGACACCCCCATTGACACCTTCCTCATGGAGATGCTTGAGGCTCCCCACCAGCTGGCCTGA